One Oryza glaberrima chromosome 11, OglaRS2, whole genome shotgun sequence genomic region harbors:
- the LOC127754444 gene encoding tropinone reductase homolog At5g06060-like isoform X1, whose protein sequence is MQNQCERNMASSGAGRDERWILAGATALVTGGSKGIGRAIVEELVGFGSTVHTCARSEAELSRCQEELTAKGLAVSFSVCDVSVRTDREELVSRVRELFGGKLNILVNNAGLTLSKLTLETTTSNYTQQMVANFESCFHLSQLLHLLLKASERGSIIHISSISSYLAYPYLAVYSAAKGKLLKMNTLSELISMSCIFFTSKHSIYIE, encoded by the exons ATGCAAAATCAGTGCGAGAGAAACATGGCAAGCAGTGGCGCCGGGAGAGACGAGAGGTggatcctcgccggcgccaccgcgctAGTCACCGGCGGCAGCAAAGGCATCGG CCGCGCCATCGTGGAGGAGCTCGTTGGGTTCGGCTCAACGGTGCACACCTGCGCCCGTAGCGAGGCGGAGCTGAGCAGATGCCAGGAGGAATTGACGGCGAAGGGCCTCGCCGTCTCCTTCTCTGTCTGCGACGTGTCGGTGCGCACCGACAGGGAGGAGCTCGTCAGCAGGGTGCGCGAGCTCTTCGGCGGCAAACTCAATATCCTT GTGAACAACGCGGGGCTGACCTTGTCGAAGTTAACCCTGGAGACAACCACAAGTAACTACACACAACAGATGGTGGCCAACTTCGAGTCGTGCTTCCACTTAAGCCAGCTCCTACATCTTCTGCTTAAGGCGTCCGAAAGGGGCAGCATCATCCACATCTCCTCCATATCTTCATACCTCGCGTACCCTTATCTTGCCGTATATTCAGCTGCGAAAGGTAAATTATTGAAAATGAATACATTGTCTGAATTAATTTCCATGTCTTGCATTTTTTTCACCAGTAAACATTCAATTTATATTGAGTAA
- the LOC127754444 gene encoding tropinone reductase homolog At5g06060-like isoform X2, translating into MASSGAGRDERWILAGATALVTGGSKGIGRAIVEELVGFGSTVHTCARSEAELSRCQEELTAKGLAVSFSVCDVSVRTDREELVSRVRELFGGKLNILVNNAGLTLSKLTLETTTSNYTQQMVANFESCFHLSQLLHLLLKASERGSIIHISSISSYLAYPYLAVYSAAKGKLLKMNTLSELISMSCIFFTSKHSIYIE; encoded by the exons ATGGCAAGCAGTGGCGCCGGGAGAGACGAGAGGTggatcctcgccggcgccaccgcgctAGTCACCGGCGGCAGCAAAGGCATCGG CCGCGCCATCGTGGAGGAGCTCGTTGGGTTCGGCTCAACGGTGCACACCTGCGCCCGTAGCGAGGCGGAGCTGAGCAGATGCCAGGAGGAATTGACGGCGAAGGGCCTCGCCGTCTCCTTCTCTGTCTGCGACGTGTCGGTGCGCACCGACAGGGAGGAGCTCGTCAGCAGGGTGCGCGAGCTCTTCGGCGGCAAACTCAATATCCTT GTGAACAACGCGGGGCTGACCTTGTCGAAGTTAACCCTGGAGACAACCACAAGTAACTACACACAACAGATGGTGGCCAACTTCGAGTCGTGCTTCCACTTAAGCCAGCTCCTACATCTTCTGCTTAAGGCGTCCGAAAGGGGCAGCATCATCCACATCTCCTCCATATCTTCATACCTCGCGTACCCTTATCTTGCCGTATATTCAGCTGCGAAAGGTAAATTATTGAAAATGAATACATTGTCTGAATTAATTTCCATGTCTTGCATTTTTTTCACCAGTAAACATTCAATTTATATTGAGTAA